In Plodia interpunctella isolate USDA-ARS_2022_Savannah chromosome 17, ilPloInte3.2, whole genome shotgun sequence, one genomic interval encodes:
- the Syt14 gene encoding synaptotagmin-16 isoform X1: MVANIGVINSGNVEATAYISAVAAFAAVVLVLLLFLGRRWCYSAVFGRKCCDDPVIPRPQPCLPLDNAQFDALPIHYPERIFTFETSDSDEELRLRIQQDKEEVECHYEEKNENQPVKLEVELVETALRETRIDDVVPQRAEYIHTLEAQSSVDSDVMVHNDTSLLCGESSSSQERGSVELTLLYDAPVRSMTVHVLQARSLPLRTQGQILQSQVRIVLLPLKKQKFKSKIRNGENPQYMESFVLHKINPEDVHGLGLRIRIYGCERMRRQRLLGEAAVSFATLNFELENSLWLQLAPRQHHQPSLQLPKLDLSHSFSGVLASPSSIATVTTPGGAGGAGAEACSLARSDSASSCCSARSAPELLLGLQYNSTTGHLSVEVIKGTHFRKLSPNKAPDTYVKLCLISSLGMEMGRCKSTTRRAQSNPLYKEIFIFQVALFQLTEVTLMVSVWWRRSVKRNEMVGWFSLGHSPSGREEEQHWQQLCERHGEQVQRWHVLLDS; this comes from the exons ATGGTGGCCAACATTGGCGTTATCAACTCTGGAAATG TGGAGGCGACGGCGTATATAAGCGCGGTAGCGGCGTTCGCGGCAGTGGTGCTCGTGTTGCTCCTGTTCCTGGGCAGGAGATGGTGCTACTCCGCTGTGTTCGGCCGCAAATGCTGCGATGATCCGGTGATCCCTCGCCCGCAGCCCTGCCTGCCGCTCGACAATGCTCAGTTTG ATGCTTTACCGATCCATTATCCCGAACGCATATTCACGTTCGAGACCTCCGACTCGGACGAAGAGCTGCGTTTGCGCATACAACAG GATAAAGAGGAGGTGGAATGCCACTATGAGGAGAAGAACGAGAACCAACCTGTCAAGCTGGAGGTGGAGCTGGTAGAGACAGCGCTCCGGGAGACCAGGATTGATGATGTGGTGCCGCAACGCGCAGAGTACATCCACACGCTCGAGGCGCAGAGCAGTGTGGATAGTGACGTCATGGTACACAAT gacACGTCACTTCTGTGCGGTGAGAGCAGCAGCTCTCAGGAGCGGGGTTCCGTGGAATTGACCTTGTTGTACGACGCGCCTGTCCGAAGCATGACGGTTCATGTGCTGCAGGCTCGATCTCTGCCCTTGAGGACACAGGGCCAGATCCTACAAAGCCAG GTTCGGATCGTACTTCTACCGTTGAAAAAGCAAAAATTCAAGTCGAAGATCAGGAACGGGGAAAATCCTCAATACATGGAGAGTTTCGTTCTGCACAAAATAAATCCAG aggATGTCCACGGCCTCGGCCTCCGTATCCGTATTTACGGGTGCGAGCGCATGCGCCGCCAGCGGCTGCTGGGCGAGGCGGCCGTCAGCTTCGCGACACTCAACTTCGAGTTGGAGAACAGCTTGTGGCTGCAGCTGGCGCCGAGGCAGCACCACCAGCCCTCGCTGCAG CTGCCGAAACTGGACTTGAGCCATTCGTTCTCGGGCGTGCTGGCGAGCCCCTCGTCCATCGCGACGGTGACGACGCCGGGAGGCGCGGGGGGCGCGGGGGCAGAGGCGTGCAGCCTCGCGCGCTCCGACTCCGCCTCCTCCTGCTGCAGCGCCAGGTCTGCGCCGGAGTTGCTGCTCGGGCTGCAGTATAACTCCACCACTGGACATTTGTCTGTCGAG GTGATAAAAGGCACGCACTTCCGTAAGCTGTCCCCCAACAAGGCCCCGGACACGTACGTGAAGCTGTGCCTCATCAGCTCGCTCGGCATGGAGATGGGCCGCTGCAAGTCCACCACCCGCCGCGCCCAGTCCAACCCACTCTACAAGGAGATTTTCATATTCCAG GTGGCCTTATTCCAATTGACGGAGGTGACCCTGATGGTGTCTGTGTGGTGGCGTCGCAGCGTGAAGCGGAACGAGATGGTGGGCTGGTTCTCGCTGGGCCACAGTCCGTCCGGCCGCGAGGAGGAGCAGCACTGGCAGCAGCTGTGCGAGCGGCACGGGGAACAG GTACAGCGTTGGCACGTGTTGCTGGACTCCTGA
- the Syt14 gene encoding synaptotagmin-16 isoform X2 — translation MLSLDKEEVECHYEEKNENQPVKLEVELVETALRETRIDDVVPQRAEYIHTLEAQSSVDSDVMVHNDTSLLCGESSSSQERGSVELTLLYDAPVRSMTVHVLQARSLPLRTQGQILQSQVRIVLLPLKKQKFKSKIRNGENPQYMESFVLHKINPEDVHGLGLRIRIYGCERMRRQRLLGEAAVSFATLNFELENSLWLQLAPRQHHQPSLQLPKLDLSHSFSGVLASPSSIATVTTPGGAGGAGAEACSLARSDSASSCCSARSAPELLLGLQYNSTTGHLSVEVIKGTHFRKLSPNKAPDTYVKLCLISSLGMEMGRCKSTTRRAQSNPLYKEIFIFQVALFQLTEVTLMVSVWWRRSVKRNEMVGWFSLGHSPSGREEEQHWQQLCERHGEQVQRWHVLLDS, via the exons ATGCTCAGTTTG GATAAAGAGGAGGTGGAATGCCACTATGAGGAGAAGAACGAGAACCAACCTGTCAAGCTGGAGGTGGAGCTGGTAGAGACAGCGCTCCGGGAGACCAGGATTGATGATGTGGTGCCGCAACGCGCAGAGTACATCCACACGCTCGAGGCGCAGAGCAGTGTGGATAGTGACGTCATGGTACACAAT gacACGTCACTTCTGTGCGGTGAGAGCAGCAGCTCTCAGGAGCGGGGTTCCGTGGAATTGACCTTGTTGTACGACGCGCCTGTCCGAAGCATGACGGTTCATGTGCTGCAGGCTCGATCTCTGCCCTTGAGGACACAGGGCCAGATCCTACAAAGCCAG GTTCGGATCGTACTTCTACCGTTGAAAAAGCAAAAATTCAAGTCGAAGATCAGGAACGGGGAAAATCCTCAATACATGGAGAGTTTCGTTCTGCACAAAATAAATCCAG aggATGTCCACGGCCTCGGCCTCCGTATCCGTATTTACGGGTGCGAGCGCATGCGCCGCCAGCGGCTGCTGGGCGAGGCGGCCGTCAGCTTCGCGACACTCAACTTCGAGTTGGAGAACAGCTTGTGGCTGCAGCTGGCGCCGAGGCAGCACCACCAGCCCTCGCTGCAG CTGCCGAAACTGGACTTGAGCCATTCGTTCTCGGGCGTGCTGGCGAGCCCCTCGTCCATCGCGACGGTGACGACGCCGGGAGGCGCGGGGGGCGCGGGGGCAGAGGCGTGCAGCCTCGCGCGCTCCGACTCCGCCTCCTCCTGCTGCAGCGCCAGGTCTGCGCCGGAGTTGCTGCTCGGGCTGCAGTATAACTCCACCACTGGACATTTGTCTGTCGAG GTGATAAAAGGCACGCACTTCCGTAAGCTGTCCCCCAACAAGGCCCCGGACACGTACGTGAAGCTGTGCCTCATCAGCTCGCTCGGCATGGAGATGGGCCGCTGCAAGTCCACCACCCGCCGCGCCCAGTCCAACCCACTCTACAAGGAGATTTTCATATTCCAG GTGGCCTTATTCCAATTGACGGAGGTGACCCTGATGGTGTCTGTGTGGTGGCGTCGCAGCGTGAAGCGGAACGAGATGGTGGGCTGGTTCTCGCTGGGCCACAGTCCGTCCGGCCGCGAGGAGGAGCAGCACTGGCAGCAGCTGTGCGAGCGGCACGGGGAACAG GTACAGCGTTGGCACGTGTTGCTGGACTCCTGA